Proteins from a single region of Ziziphus jujuba cultivar Dongzao chromosome 1, ASM3175591v1:
- the LOC112489136 gene encoding transcription factor bHLH52: MMISSSLSQSQPELLASHFFGLDYNLSLPDTCIDPLFDTNNNDSFCSDNNYTHLNFLSNFHSQPDNSFLSHQTENFPLHDELFESSCYYFPKRQKMSYESHLHMNNNNTNTTSPSFFDGFVPNPGLVSELLPEVVFGQVHDESPILQPSCHGYGSSGNNKEMNSTGTTMKKTSSGGLSAQSIAARERRRKITEKTQELGKLIPGGNKMNTAEMFQSASKYVKFLQSQVSILQFMGSIQETKEEALHVQGLEILASQTIQEKLYTEEKCLVPMEFVRLLANDPEIRSGPFIKEIDQLIMPTNGC; the protein is encoded by the exons ATGATGATAAGCAGCAGCTTATCACAGTCTCAACCAGAGCTATTGGCTTCCCATTTCTTTGGTTTGGATTACAATTTATCACTGCCAGACACTTGCATTGATCCTCTTTTCGATACTAACAATAACGATTCCTTCTGCTCCGATAATAACTACACCCATTTGAATTTCCTTTCCAATTTCCATTCCCAACCAGACAATAGTTTTCTCTCCCACCAAACAGAAAATTTTCCTCTCCATGATGAATTATTTGAGTCCTCCTGCTACTACTTCCCCAAACGCCAAAAGATGAGCTATGAAAGCCACTTACAcatgaacaataataatactaatactaCTTCTCCATCGTTCTTTGACGGGTTCGTTCCGAATCCTGGTTTGGTTTCGGAGTTGTTGCCGGAAGTAGTGTTTGGTCAAGTTCATGATGAATCTCCGATTCTTCAACCTTCATGCCATGGCTATGGCAGTAGTGGGAACAACAAGGAGATGAATAGTACTGGTACTACGATGAAGAAGACGAGTAGTGGAGGGTTGTCTGCTCAGAGCATTGCGGCTCGAGAGAGGAGGAGGAAGATAACAGAGAAGACTCAGGAGCTTGGGAAGCTGATTCCAGGTGGGAATAAGATGAACACTGCTGAGATGTTCCAATCTGCTTCCAAGTATGTCAAGTTCTTGCAGTCCCAGGTCTCAATTCTTCAATTCATGGGGTCAATTCAG GAGACAAAGGAAGAAGCATTGCATGTCCAAGGACTTGAAATTTTAGCTTCCCAAACTATCCAGGAGAAGTTGTACACAGAAGAGAAATGCTTGGTTCCAATGGAATTTGTTCGACTTCTAGCTAATGATCCTGAGATCCGATCAGGACCGTTCATCAAGGAAATTGATCAGCTCATCATGCCAACCAATGGCTGCTAG
- the LOC107433831 gene encoding putative leucine-rich repeat receptor-like serine/threonine-protein kinase At2g24130 — translation MASISATLSLFLITISTSLYITLSPSVIEDLKNLTPPPDFNSTIQTNCFKTPSLRYCNSSPMDFDEIFKSTIVASHLCNESKNPNCVETFPKIDLRNRPLLAPLYLSFSFFWKYCPLSILSIDMSNSSLKGNFPVDVLHCTQIQVLDLSLNELSGDVDIVSFSTLTNLTVLNLSCNQFAESRISDSQFFKRFNSSSFIHSGLLPDHKKFKIKFVIFLVGFPIFVILMVGCFGWLCLHRPDFLPRILQTKHRFTPSILKAATNGFSKKNLVLKSEAVDIYKGTLRDGTEVRIEIYRDDISRDDCRKFVEECKVLVQLCHKNLVQVLGWCNNRRLRAIVTEWVEGKNVEMWLAVSNPPWKHRLRLLMEVVEGVCYLEERWPEVGYDLRTNSVLLSNDLEPLISRFKVGDQNSSSRRICKFGVFLLEIIANRRPQDEFKTGEAGFVEYIRMHYPGNLQKVMDEKMKLTEITFDQAKQALGLGLMCTDNSRNRQLCFGQIFNIISSVYDSLPSHDHKGSNTDRGKGHKRVR, via the exons atggcTTCCATTTCTGCAACTCTCAGCCTCTTCCTCATCACCATTTCAACGTCACTCTATATAACACTCTCTCCATCAGTAATAGAAGACCTAAAGAACTTAACCCCGCCTCCAGATTTCAACTCCACCATCCAAACCAACTGTTTCAAAACCCCATCTCTCAGATACTGCAACTCCTCTCCTAtggactttgatgagattttcaagTCCACCATTGTTGCAAGCCATCTCTGCAATGAATCCAAGAACCCCAACTGTGTCGAAACCTTCCCCAAAATAGACCTTCGAAACCGCCCGTTGCTTGCTCCACTTTACTTGTCATTCTCCTTCTTCTGGAAGTACTGCCCTCTAAGCATCCTTTCCATTGATATGTCCAACAGTTCTTTGAAGGGTAACTTCCCAGTAGATGTTCTCCATTGCACCCAAATCCAAGTTCTCGATTTGAGCCTCAATGAGCTTTCTGGAGATGTTGACATAGTGAGCTTCTCTACCCTTACAAACCTCACAGTTCTTAATCTTTCATGTAATCAATTCGCGGAGAGTAGAATCTCCGATTCTCAGTTCTTCAAGAGGTTTAATTCTTCTAGCTTTATTCATTCAGGTCTTCTCCCTGATCACAAGAAGTTCAAGATCAAATTTGTGATCTTCTTGGTTGGTTTTCCAATTTTCGTGATCCTGATGGTGGGATGCTTCGGATGGCTATGTCTTCACAGGCCTGATTTCCTACCAAGAATACTTCAGACAAAACACAGGTTTACACCATCAATTCTTAAAGCAGCGACCAATGGATTTTCCAAAaagaatttggtgttgaagAGTGAGGCAGTTGATATATACAAAGGAACTCTAAGAGATGGCACTGAAGTCAGGATTGAGATATATCGAGATGACATTTCGAGAGACGACTGCAGGAAATTCGTCGAAGAATGCAAGGTTCTTGTTCAATTATGCCACAAGAACCTAGTTCAAGTACTGGGTTGGTGCAATAACAGAAGATTGAGAGCCATTGTTACTGAATGGGTGGAGGGGAAGAATGTTGAGATGTGGCTGGCAGTGTCAAATCCGCCGTGGAAGCACAGGTTGAGACTCTTGATGGAAGTTGTGGAAGGTGTGTGCTATTTAGAAGAGAGATGGCCAGAAGTTGGGTATGATCTCAGGACGAACAGTGTCTTATTGTCCAATGATCTAGAGCCATTGATTTCAAGGTTTAAAGTTGGAGATCAAAACAGTAGCTCAAGAA GGATCTGCAAGTTTGGAGTATTCCTGCTAGAGATAATAGCAAACAGGAGGCCACAGGACGAGTTCAAAACTGGTGAGGCCGGTTTTGTCGAGTATATAAGAATGCATTATCCTGGAAATTTGCAGAAGGTGATGGATGAGAAAATGAAACTAACCGAGATTACATTTGATCAAGCAAAACAGGCACTTGGACTAGGATTAATGTGCACTGATAATTCAAGAAATCGACAATTGTGCTTTGGTCAGATTTTCAACATCATTAGTAGTGTCTATGATTCTTTACCATCTCATGATCATAAAGGATCAAATACAGATAGAGGCAAAGGACACAAGAGGGTAAGATGA